In Acidimicrobiales bacterium, the following proteins share a genomic window:
- a CDS encoding glycosyltransferase family 4 protein gives MGERRADPRHERRLRVLRIYHSAVVTGWRERDRELRRRGVELHVVSPRRWNEGGRDVTLDVSDDDFVVPVGTMGRHPFRFLYDPRPLRRLLRQTAFDVIDVHEEPASLAVAELRLLRRRYRRSASLLLYSAENIHKRYPFPFRWFERRALAEADAVYVANQEAGHVLRRKGFRGIVRHLGLGVDVDRFAPAAVAPPADEGAGIVVGYVGRLDHRKGVQVILDAVSTEPSMALEVVGDGPYRPALEARAGQLGLSARVRFSGFASNAVLAGIYPRFDVVVIPSLPTTDWTEQFCRVAVEAMASGVPVVASRSGALPEVVGDGGLIVPPGDPAALRAALRSLAADPFLRNNLAERARARAQQYSWAAVAEDHRQLYREVVA, from the coding sequence GTGGGGGAGCGGCGCGCTGACCCCCGTCATGAGCGCCGCCTCCGGGTCCTGCGCATCTACCACAGCGCGGTGGTCACGGGCTGGCGGGAGCGCGACCGCGAGCTGCGCCGCCGGGGGGTGGAGCTGCACGTCGTCAGCCCGCGCCGCTGGAACGAGGGTGGGAGGGACGTGACGCTCGACGTGAGCGACGACGACTTCGTCGTTCCCGTCGGGACGATGGGCCGGCACCCTTTCCGCTTCCTCTACGACCCGAGGCCTCTGCGACGCCTGCTCCGCCAGACGGCCTTCGACGTGATCGACGTGCACGAGGAACCGGCCAGCCTGGCCGTGGCCGAGCTCCGGCTCCTCCGCCGCCGCTACCGCCGGTCCGCCTCCCTGCTCTTGTACTCGGCCGAGAACATCCACAAGCGCTACCCGTTCCCCTTCCGCTGGTTCGAGCGCCGGGCGCTGGCCGAGGCGGACGCCGTGTACGTGGCCAACCAGGAGGCCGGCCACGTCCTGCGGCGAAAGGGCTTCCGCGGGATCGTCCGCCACCTCGGGCTGGGGGTCGACGTCGACCGGTTCGCGCCGGCCGCGGTCGCGCCACCCGCCGATGAGGGGGCCGGGATCGTGGTGGGGTACGTGGGACGCCTCGACCACCGAAAGGGGGTCCAGGTGATCCTGGACGCGGTGTCGACCGAGCCTTCGATGGCACTCGAGGTAGTGGGCGACGGGCCCTACCGCCCGGCCCTCGAAGCTCGCGCAGGTCAGCTCGGCCTGTCGGCCCGCGTCCGGTTCTCGGGCTTCGCCTCCAACGCCGTTCTGGCGGGCATCTACCCACGGTTCGACGTGGTCGTCATCCCGTCGCTCCCCACGACGGACTGGACGGAGCAGTTCTGCCGGGTGGCCGTCGAGGCAATGGCGTCGGGGGTCCCTGTCGTGGCGTCGCGTTCGGGCGCGCTGCCCGAGGTGGTGGGCGACGGCGGGCTGATCGTCCCTCCCGGCGACCCGGCTGCCCTCCGGGCGGCCCTCCGCTCCCTCGCCGCCGATCCTTTTCTGCGCAACAACCTGGCCGAACGGGCCCGGGCCCGGGCCCAGCAGTACTCCTGGGCGGCCGTCGCCGAGGACCACCGCCAGCTCTACCGCGAGGTGGTGGCATGA
- a CDS encoding O-antigen ligase family protein, whose amino-acid sequence MRPALFVAAGVLGGVISALASVELGPIAVVAGAALVAVVAATRDRPAATALLLPLCLLPYALNAGGLLVSLSDGLLLVVGAVLLVDWAVGRQPGPLLGPLAVPAVGFVVWTAASAAWAADPGRVLVETSQRAALVLLGVAVVHAMPADGRAVRRAVVGLVAGSAALGAATTITGAIQGRWFAVYALGMHKNWIGFVLSFGLVAVVAMALTDHRRPRGLMAAAAVSIASGLVLSGSRGAWVGTLAALALLAALNRPSLAWPAGSVAAVAVALVLVAVPGNVFSGVHEPDPDTSAGTRVLTWSSGLATIRRQPALGVGAGNFLAVVKGRGSQGDPNNLLLLTWAETGVFGVVLLGGIVVGTLRLATRNSGRWAAGGQAHLASLAGAGIFVAALAHAQFDIFWTRGVALATFMGAGLVLWAHRHGDATSSPRPPRLTMTSAP is encoded by the coding sequence ATGCGGCCGGCGCTCTTCGTGGCGGCCGGCGTCCTCGGCGGCGTCATCAGCGCGCTGGCCAGCGTCGAGTTGGGGCCGATCGCCGTTGTTGCCGGTGCCGCCTTGGTGGCGGTGGTAGCCGCCACGAGGGACCGCCCGGCCGCCACCGCCCTGCTCCTGCCGCTGTGCCTACTGCCGTACGCGCTCAACGCCGGGGGCCTGCTGGTGAGCCTGAGCGACGGGCTACTCCTCGTGGTCGGCGCCGTCCTCCTGGTGGACTGGGCCGTCGGCCGCCAGCCCGGCCCGCTACTGGGGCCTTTGGCGGTTCCGGCCGTGGGGTTCGTGGTGTGGACGGCGGCGTCGGCGGCGTGGGCCGCCGATCCCGGGCGGGTCCTGGTGGAGACTTCCCAGCGGGCCGCCCTGGTGCTGCTGGGCGTCGCCGTCGTCCATGCGATGCCGGCCGACGGCCGGGCGGTGCGCCGGGCCGTGGTGGGACTCGTCGCCGGGTCCGCTGCGCTCGGAGCGGCCACCACTATCACCGGCGCCATCCAGGGGCGGTGGTTCGCCGTCTACGCGCTCGGGATGCACAAGAACTGGATCGGCTTCGTCCTGTCGTTCGGGCTCGTCGCCGTGGTTGCCATGGCACTGACGGACCACCGCCGCCCACGGGGCCTGATGGCCGCCGCCGCCGTGTCGATCGCCTCCGGCCTGGTGCTCTCCGGGTCGCGCGGCGCGTGGGTCGGGACCCTCGCCGCTCTGGCACTGCTCGCCGCATTGAACCGTCCCTCGCTGGCGTGGCCGGCCGGTTCGGTGGCGGCCGTGGCCGTGGCCCTGGTGCTGGTCGCCGTGCCCGGCAACGTGTTCTCGGGCGTCCACGAACCCGACCCCGACACCAGCGCCGGCACCCGGGTGCTCACCTGGTCGAGCGGACTGGCCACAATCCGCCGCCAGCCGGCGCTCGGAGTGGGCGCCGGCAATTTCCTGGCCGTCGTGAAGGGCCGGGGGAGCCAGGGCGACCCCAACAACCTGCTCCTCCTCACCTGGGCCGAGACGGGCGTGTTCGGCGTCGTACTGCTGGGCGGCATAGTGGTGGGCACCTTGAGGCTGGCGACACGGAACTCGGGCCGGTGGGCCGCGGGTGGGCAGGCCCATCTCGCCAGCCTGGCCGGAGCGGGCATCTTCGTGGCCGCGCTCGCCCATGCCCAGTTCGACATCTTCTGGACCCGGGGGGTCGCGCTGGCCACGTTCATGGGCGCTGGCCTGGTGCTGTGGGCCCATCGCCACGGTGACGCCACCTCTTCCCCCCGTCCACCCCGACTCACGATGACGAGCGCCCCATGA
- a CDS encoding acyltransferase produces the protein MTVGRRAVVGRWCRLVLEPGARLSIGDGCEVDDGTTLAVYGGATLDLGSSCFLGHHCTIASRRSVSIGRGTFLAELVSVRDHDHDPAFPPSAGATRVAPVTIGPDVWLASKVTVLKGSTIGGRAVIGAHALVRGEVPAGAVAVGAPARVVRHIGEQPVPERAG, from the coding sequence GTGACAGTGGGGCGCAGGGCGGTGGTCGGCAGGTGGTGCCGCCTCGTCCTCGAGCCCGGCGCCCGGCTGAGCATCGGCGACGGGTGCGAGGTCGACGACGGGACGACCCTGGCCGTGTACGGCGGCGCCACCCTCGACCTCGGGAGCTCGTGCTTCCTCGGCCACCACTGCACGATCGCGAGCCGACGCTCGGTCAGCATCGGCCGGGGGACGTTCCTGGCCGAGCTCGTCTCGGTACGCGACCACGATCACGACCCCGCTTTCCCACCCTCGGCCGGGGCCACCAGGGTGGCGCCGGTGACGATCGGGCCGGACGTGTGGCTGGCTTCCAAGGTCACGGTCCTGAAGGGGTCCACCATCGGCGGGCGGGCCGTCATCGGCGCCCACGCCCTGGTTCGGGGCGAGGTCCCCGCCGGGGCCGTCGCCGTCGGGGCGCCGGCCCGGGTGGTCCGCCACATCGGCGAGCAACCGGTGCCGGAGCGGGCAGGATGA
- a CDS encoding glycosyltransferase, translated as MSVGMRVDVVVVTHQSAVLLPRCLDALPPSVEVVVVDNASTDASAEVAASQGATVIRNTANLGFARAANQGAARGDGELILFLNPDASIVARDLEELIEHLGAAPARAVVGPRLVAPDGREQRAWWPFPSAPRAWAEALGLLRLGGGRLDRHREGFVVGACLLVRRDVFEQLGGFDERFWLYGEEADLCRRVRDAGWEVALVAGAVAEHVGGASGEAAPELVFEHFCRGTEHFVAKHSGAPALVGYRLALLTGSLLRLVALLAAGRWGAPVKRERARIVARLARVLSRHPTRVHRDTAGSRSPGPPGSELVVCSLEAWDETWRRNQFLVRELLARDPGLRVLFVEPAHDVAAHLLHGRWPRAGGPRLRRVDDAGRVLALRPVKVLPRALGPFADRSLRRQVRSAARRLGLATPTLWVNDSTYASLGRETGWPSLYDVTDDWLLEEVGPRERRRREHDERQLLSEAGVVVVCSPALRESRGAIREVVLVPNAVDVERFRSPRPRPADLPAGRTAVYVGSLHDQRLDVSLVEQLAAELADLQVVLVGPNAMTAGSTAQLAAVPNVHLLGARPHDAVPAYLQHADVVIVPHLVTPFTESLDPIKAYECLAIGTPTVATPLVAFGDLGEPVRTSPAETFAAEVRRALEDPPSGLPATDVPTWDQRAGAFAVALEQARRARHDRQPSRRRVVYLDHCAQLSGGELALLRLLLALEGVEAHVILAQDGPLVARLRAAAVSVEVLPMAERARSLPRRLVRPGAVPLLSLWDTAAYVLAVRARLRQLRPDLVHTNSLKAALYGSMAARLAGIPVVCHVRDRIADDYLPGTAARVVRVVLRVAPNMVIANSRATLAALGARRRPGVVVPSPVMVNRAPSRSLNGHRPTRALRVGMVGRLARWKGQHLFLDAFARAFPGGEHRAVLIGAPLFGEDSYEEELRTAVDHLGIGGRVEFTGFVDDVPAELARLDLLVHASVLPEPFGLVVVEGMAAGLPVVAAAAGGPLEVVTDGVDGRLFAPGDVAALAAALAELAADPRLRARLGSAARVTAAAFSPERVAAATSAAYDDLLSAPRRAGAGTRHSHSVSQPHLGKVASW; from the coding sequence ATGAGCGTCGGGATGAGGGTCGACGTCGTCGTGGTCACCCACCAGTCGGCCGTGCTGCTCCCTCGCTGCCTCGACGCCCTGCCGCCGTCTGTCGAGGTGGTGGTGGTCGACAACGCCTCCACCGACGCCAGCGCGGAGGTGGCCGCTTCCCAGGGAGCCACGGTGATCCGCAACACCGCGAACCTCGGCTTCGCCCGGGCCGCCAACCAGGGCGCGGCCCGTGGAGACGGCGAGCTGATCCTGTTCCTCAACCCCGACGCCAGCATCGTGGCCCGGGATCTGGAGGAGCTCATCGAGCACCTCGGGGCCGCTCCCGCCCGGGCCGTCGTGGGGCCCCGGCTGGTGGCGCCCGATGGGCGGGAGCAGCGGGCGTGGTGGCCCTTCCCGTCGGCACCGAGGGCGTGGGCGGAGGCGCTGGGCCTGCTGCGGCTGGGGGGCGGCCGGCTGGACCGGCACCGCGAGGGCTTCGTGGTCGGCGCCTGCCTCCTCGTCCGCCGGGACGTCTTCGAGCAGCTCGGCGGCTTCGACGAGCGCTTCTGGCTCTACGGCGAGGAGGCCGACCTGTGCCGGCGGGTGCGCGATGCCGGCTGGGAGGTGGCCCTCGTGGCCGGTGCCGTGGCCGAGCACGTGGGGGGCGCCAGCGGCGAGGCGGCGCCCGAGCTCGTCTTCGAGCACTTTTGCCGGGGCACCGAGCACTTCGTGGCCAAGCACTCTGGCGCCCCCGCCCTCGTCGGCTACCGCCTGGCCCTGCTCACCGGCTCGCTCCTGCGCCTGGTTGCCCTCCTGGCCGCCGGCAGGTGGGGGGCGCCCGTGAAGCGGGAACGGGCGCGGATCGTCGCCCGCCTGGCCCGCGTGCTGTCCCGCCACCCCACCCGGGTCCACCGCGACACGGCAGGATCCCGATCGCCGGGCCCGCCCGGTTCCGAGCTGGTGGTGTGCTCGCTCGAGGCCTGGGACGAAACCTGGCGGCGGAACCAGTTTCTGGTCCGGGAGCTGCTGGCGCGGGATCCCGGCCTGCGGGTGCTGTTCGTGGAACCGGCCCACGATGTCGCCGCTCATCTGCTCCATGGCAGGTGGCCCCGAGCCGGCGGACCGCGGCTGCGACGGGTGGACGACGCCGGCCGGGTGCTGGCCCTGCGGCCGGTGAAGGTCCTGCCCCGGGCGCTCGGCCCCTTCGCCGACCGGTCCCTTCGCCGCCAGGTCCGCAGTGCAGCCCGACGCCTGGGCCTCGCCACGCCCACGCTGTGGGTGAACGACTCGACCTACGCCTCCCTGGGCCGGGAGACCGGCTGGCCCAGCCTCTACGACGTCACCGACGACTGGTTGCTGGAGGAGGTCGGGCCCCGGGAGCGCCGACGACGGGAGCACGACGAGCGCCAGCTCCTGTCCGAGGCCGGCGTGGTGGTGGTCTGCTCACCCGCCCTGCGCGAATCGAGGGGCGCGATCCGCGAGGTGGTGCTGGTGCCCAACGCCGTGGACGTGGAGCGGTTCCGGTCGCCTCGGCCCCGGCCCGCCGACCTGCCCGCCGGGCGGACCGCCGTGTACGTGGGCAGCCTCCACGATCAGCGCCTCGACGTGTCCCTGGTGGAGCAGCTCGCCGCCGAACTGGCCGACCTGCAGGTGGTGCTGGTCGGCCCCAACGCCATGACCGCCGGTTCCACCGCCCAGCTGGCGGCGGTCCCGAACGTCCATCTGCTCGGCGCCCGTCCGCACGACGCCGTCCCCGCCTACCTGCAGCACGCCGACGTGGTCATCGTTCCCCACCTGGTCACGCCCTTCACCGAGAGCCTCGACCCGATCAAGGCCTACGAGTGCCTGGCCATTGGGACGCCCACCGTCGCCACCCCGCTGGTCGCCTTCGGCGACCTGGGGGAGCCGGTGCGCACCAGCCCGGCCGAGACGTTCGCCGCCGAGGTCCGGCGTGCCCTCGAAGACCCGCCTTCGGGCTTGCCCGCAACCGACGTCCCGACGTGGGACCAGCGCGCCGGCGCCTTCGCCGTTGCTCTGGAGCAGGCCCGCAGAGCCCGCCACGACCGGCAGCCGTCGCGCCGGCGCGTCGTCTACCTCGACCACTGCGCCCAGCTGTCCGGCGGGGAGCTGGCGCTGCTGCGCCTGCTGCTGGCCTTGGAGGGGGTGGAGGCGCACGTCATCCTGGCCCAGGACGGACCGCTGGTGGCCAGGTTGCGCGCCGCCGCCGTCAGCGTGGAGGTGCTCCCCATGGCGGAGAGGGCCCGCTCGCTTCCCCGCCGCCTGGTCCGGCCGGGCGCCGTGCCCCTCCTGAGCCTGTGGGACACCGCCGCCTACGTCCTCGCCGTACGAGCCCGCCTGCGACAGCTCCGTCCCGACCTCGTGCACACCAACTCCCTCAAGGCCGCGCTGTACGGGAGCATGGCCGCCCGCTTGGCCGGCATACCGGTCGTGTGCCACGTCCGTGACCGGATCGCCGACGACTACCTCCCGGGCACCGCCGCCCGGGTGGTACGCGTCGTCCTGCGGGTGGCACCCAACATGGTGATCGCCAACTCCCGGGCCACGCTGGCTGCCCTCGGCGCCCGCCGCCGGCCCGGCGTGGTGGTGCCGAGCCCCGTGATGGTGAACCGTGCGCCCTCCCGCTCCCTGAACGGGCACCGCCCGACCCGGGCCCTTCGCGTCGGGATGGTCGGGCGGTTGGCGCGCTGGAAGGGCCAGCACCTCTTCCTGGACGCGTTCGCCCGTGCCTTCCCCGGCGGTGAGCATCGCGCGGTGCTCATCGGCGCGCCGCTGTTCGGCGAGGATTCGTACGAGGAGGAGCTCCGCACGGCGGTCGATCACCTGGGCATCGGCGGGAGGGTCGAGTTCACCGGGTTCGTCGACGACGTGCCCGCCGAGCTGGCCCGCCTCGACCTGCTGGTGCACGCCTCCGTCCTGCCCGAGCCGTTCGGCCTGGTGGTGGTGGAGGGCATGGCCGCCGGGCTGCCCGTCGTGGCCGCCGCCGCCGGCGGGCCGCTCGAGGTCGTGACCGACGGGGTGGACGGGAGGCTGTTCGCGCCGGGCGACGTCGCCGCCCTGGCCGCGGCCCTGGCCGAGCTGGCGGCGGACCCCCGGCTAAGGGCCCGCCTGGGCTCGGCGGCCAGGGTCACGGCGGCGGCCTTCTCGCCCGAGCGCGTGGCCGCCGCGACATCGGCCGCCTACGACGACCTGCTCAGTGCCCCGAGGCGCGCCGGCGCCGGCACTCGCCACAGCCATTCCGTCTCGCAGCCGCATCTCGGGAAGGTGGCGAGCTGGTGA
- a CDS encoding site-specific integrase produces the protein MRPARCDTSTPASAAGNARPNGSWPAWSPSWTPATATFVPDWGPETTINDAVVGWQRNGWDDLSPSTVRRYRSIWKVHVKDDIGRRKIRALGPYDVECYLRKLKRAGQSESSVHQIRAILHRACRLARKWSGNRLPNPVADTDLPEWALPEKAEHVRAPELGEVRAVLAAARGYDRRVAAFIRVVAASGARRGEVCALRWSDVDWDRFSVRIDEAVVADDGGVIVKSPKNRSSVRVVALDAATLDELRELRDERGVVAEACGVEVVAEGFVFSTEPSGEAPPNPDSFTHAFTRCRDLAGVASDVHLHSLRHFQSTRLDTVISEAQKQARMGWASVHMSRHYTDAITEEDRRAAEHIGEALGESADGGEPLRRSAVRFRP, from the coding sequence ATGCGGCCGGCAAGGTGCGACACAAGCACGCCCGCTTCCGCGGCGGGAAACGCCAGGCCGAACGGGAGCTGGCCCGCCTGGTCGCCGAGTTGGACGCCGGCGACGGCGACATTCGTCCCGGACTGGGGGCCGGAGACGACGATCAACGACGCCGTCGTCGGCTGGCAGCGGAACGGGTGGGACGACCTCAGCCCGAGCACGGTCCGGCGGTACCGCAGCATCTGGAAGGTCCACGTCAAGGACGACATCGGCCGCCGCAAGATCCGGGCGCTCGGCCCGTACGACGTGGAGTGCTACCTGCGAAAGCTCAAGCGGGCGGGCCAGAGCGAGTCGAGCGTCCACCAGATCCGTGCCATCCTCCACCGAGCCTGCCGCCTCGCCCGCAAGTGGAGCGGCAACCGCCTCCCGAACCCGGTGGCCGACACCGACCTGCCGGAGTGGGCGCTCCCGGAGAAGGCCGAGCATGTGCGGGCGCCGGAGCTCGGCGAGGTCCGGGCCGTGCTCGCCGCCGCTCGTGGCTACGACCGGCGCGTGGCCGCCTTCATCCGCGTGGTCGCCGCCTCGGGAGCCCGACGTGGCGAAGTGTGCGCGCTGCGGTGGTCCGACGTCGACTGGGACCGGTTTTCGGTGCGGATCGACGAGGCCGTCGTCGCCGACGACGGTGGGGTCATTGTGAAGAGCCCTAAGAACCGGTCCAGCGTGCGGGTGGTGGCGCTCGACGCGGCCACCCTTGACGAGCTGCGCGAGCTCAGGGACGAACGCGGCGTGGTGGCCGAGGCGTGCGGAGTGGAGGTGGTGGCCGAGGGCTTCGTCTTCTCCACTGAGCCCTCGGGCGAGGCCCCTCCCAACCCCGACAGCTTCACCCATGCGTTCACCCGTTGCCGCGACCTGGCCGGCGTCGCCTCGGACGTTCACCTCCACTCGCTCCGTCACTTCCAGTCGACCAGGCTCGACACGGTCATCTCCGAGGCCCAGAAGCAGGCGCGGATGGGTTGGGCCAGCGTGCACATGTCCCGCCACTACACCGATGCCATCACCGAGGAGGACCGCCGAGCCGCCGAGCACATCGGCGAGGCGCTGGGTGAGTCAGCGGACGGTGGTGAACCGCTCCGGCGCTCGGCGGTCCGCTTCCGGCCGTAG
- a CDS encoding glycosyltransferase — MSAPRVALAHDFLTQRGGAERVFLAMARAFPESPILTTLYEPSATYPEFADHEVRTSPLQRVRPLRRHFRAGLPLYPWAVRRLGPVDADVLVSSSTSFAHGMRSQGCHIGYLYSPPHWLWDTARYVGASRSAVLAKRLLGRMRTLDLAAAATPHLFVTCSANAAGKIYDTYGRWAEVLPPPVRRRPAVAEQGDFFLVVSRLLPSKGIDAAIGAAGLLGARLVVVGRGPDSGRLHALAGSGVEFRERVVDAELDDLYARCVALVMPGDEDLGLVPIEANSAGRPAVCLARGGALETVVPGETGLLVDTADAGTLAEALAAAAGRAWDADALQRHADGWSEEAFARKLRLLVEHFPGWCRRCGGEGLGPYPMQAVLDRYGDAAGAQETAEAH, encoded by the coding sequence GTGAGTGCACCACGGGTGGCCCTGGCCCATGACTTCCTCACCCAGCGCGGGGGAGCCGAGCGGGTGTTCCTGGCCATGGCCCGTGCCTTCCCGGAGAGCCCCATCCTGACCACGCTGTACGAGCCGTCGGCCACCTACCCCGAGTTCGCCGACCACGAGGTGCGCACCAGCCCGCTCCAGCGGGTGCGCCCCCTCCGGCGCCACTTCCGGGCCGGCCTGCCGCTGTACCCGTGGGCGGTGCGCCGGCTGGGCCCTGTGGACGCCGACGTGTTGGTGTCGTCGAGCACCTCGTTCGCCCACGGGATGCGCTCCCAGGGCTGTCACATCGGGTACCTCTACAGCCCACCCCACTGGCTGTGGGACACGGCCCGCTACGTCGGCGCGTCCAGATCGGCCGTCCTCGCCAAGCGTCTGCTCGGGCGCATGCGGACACTCGACCTGGCGGCGGCCGCCACCCCGCACCTGTTCGTCACCTGTTCGGCCAACGCCGCGGGCAAGATCTACGACACCTACGGCCGCTGGGCCGAGGTGCTGCCCCCGCCGGTTCGCCGGCGGCCGGCGGTGGCCGAACAGGGCGACTTCTTCCTCGTCGTGTCCCGGCTGCTCCCTTCCAAGGGCATCGACGCGGCTATCGGGGCCGCCGGGCTGCTCGGGGCCCGGCTGGTGGTCGTCGGCCGGGGGCCCGACAGTGGGCGGCTGCACGCGCTGGCCGGGTCGGGCGTCGAGTTCCGGGAGCGGGTCGTCGACGCCGAGCTCGACGACCTGTACGCCCGTTGCGTAGCCCTGGTCATGCCGGGCGACGAGGACCTTGGCCTGGTGCCCATCGAGGCCAACTCGGCCGGCCGGCCGGCCGTCTGCCTGGCCCGCGGCGGCGCCCTCGAGACCGTGGTCCCGGGCGAGACGGGCCTGTTGGTGGACACCGCCGACGCCGGCACCCTGGCCGAGGCCCTGGCCGCTGCCGCCGGGCGGGCGTGGGACGCCGACGCCCTGCAGCGCCACGCCGACGGCTGGTCCGAGGAGGCCTTCGCTCGGAAGCTCCGCCTGCTCGTGGAGCACTTTCCGGGCTGGTGCCGCCGCTGCGGCGGCGAGGGGCTCGGGCCCTACCCCATGCAGGCCGTCCTCGACCGCTATGGCGACGCGGCCGGCGCCCAAGAGACGGCGGAGGCACATTGA
- a CDS encoding AhpC/TSA family protein: MRDRLDELEGATVALVTFTLQRNLRGYRGRLALPYVVLADEQRVAYRAYGLGRGPWWRVWGPATWRAYLRLLRRGQRARRPVEDTLQLGGDFVVDAEGCVAYAHRSTGPADRPPVDVLVATVRALRRD; the protein is encoded by the coding sequence GTGCGCGACCGGCTCGACGAGCTGGAGGGGGCGACCGTCGCCCTGGTCACGTTCACGCTCCAGCGCAACCTCCGGGGCTACCGTGGGCGCCTGGCCCTGCCGTACGTCGTCCTGGCCGACGAACAGCGGGTGGCCTATCGCGCCTACGGGCTCGGCCGGGGGCCGTGGTGGCGCGTCTGGGGCCCGGCGACGTGGCGGGCCTACCTGCGGCTGCTCCGCCGGGGGCAGCGGGCGCGGCGCCCGGTGGAGGACACGCTGCAGCTCGGCGGCGACTTCGTGGTCGACGCCGAGGGGTGCGTCGCCTACGCCCACCGATCGACGGGACCGGCCGACCGGCCGCCCGTCGACGTCCTCGTCGCCACCGTTCGGGCCCTTCGCCGGGATTGA
- a CDS encoding polysaccharide biosynthesis tyrosine autokinase, with protein sequence MITSAATQPSSLAQYLRFLWRRKLALLVPVAVAVSVASAVTQRQTPVYQSSTDLLFSARTTGGEDAASGVGVRTEARIATSPAVLAEAARAVGGGATGPSLAGAVRAGQVEDLGVLRITARDGSPGRARRLAAAVATAYLDIGRQRAEEDVSRQTAAVTARLGELTGDLDRLVGELAAAEAAGQDAEAEALRSRRDLVIGDQAVQKARLHELRLTAASPAWETSILVPAGVPGSPVSPRPARAAAIAGLVGLLAGFGLALAREHLVAHVRTAGEVEGALRSPVLAVVPRLGGRRARRDPLAVLDRPDSQVAEAYRIVRSNLAVAGVGEDQRVLLVTSALAGEGKSTVAVNLAIAFAESGVDTMLVDADLRRPRLHRMLGLPNERGLTTVLDQRLHPAEVAGVVDTAHLSGSLGCLTAGPSQAQPTSTLSGPAMEAALGSLRQSHLVIVDSPPVLPLADAGVLSTRADAIVVVVRPEMVSTGLLDELRARLAQAGATVVGVVVNAADPGTFEASGTYGYGYGYGEARGRHSVREDERSRFFRTTRNAG encoded by the coding sequence ATGATCACGTCTGCCGCCACCCAGCCGTCCTCGCTGGCCCAGTACCTGCGCTTCCTCTGGCGCCGCAAGCTTGCCCTGCTCGTACCCGTCGCCGTCGCCGTGAGCGTGGCCAGCGCCGTCACCCAGCGCCAGACGCCCGTGTACCAGTCGTCCACCGACCTGCTGTTCTCGGCCAGAACGACCGGCGGGGAGGACGCCGCCAGCGGGGTCGGCGTGCGCACCGAGGCGCGTATCGCCACCAGCCCGGCCGTGCTGGCCGAGGCGGCCCGGGCCGTGGGTGGCGGCGCCACCGGCCCGTCCCTGGCCGGTGCGGTGCGCGCTGGCCAGGTGGAGGACCTGGGCGTGCTGCGCATCACCGCCAGGGACGGGTCCCCCGGCCGGGCCCGGCGCCTGGCCGCCGCCGTTGCCACCGCCTATCTTGACATCGGCCGCCAGCGGGCCGAGGAGGACGTGTCCCGCCAGACGGCGGCCGTCACCGCCCGCCTCGGCGAGTTGACCGGCGACCTCGACCGCCTGGTGGGGGAGCTGGCCGCCGCCGAGGCGGCCGGTCAGGACGCCGAGGCCGAGGCACTGCGGTCGCGGCGGGACCTGGTCATCGGCGACCAGGCCGTGCAGAAGGCCCGCCTGCACGAGCTGCGCCTCACCGCGGCCAGCCCCGCCTGGGAGACCTCGATCCTCGTCCCCGCCGGTGTGCCCGGCTCGCCGGTGTCACCGCGCCCGGCGCGCGCCGCGGCGATCGCCGGCCTGGTGGGCCTGCTCGCCGGCTTCGGCCTGGCCCTGGCCCGGGAGCACCTCGTCGCCCACGTCCGCACGGCAGGCGAGGTGGAGGGCGCCCTGCGCTCCCCGGTCCTTGCTGTCGTGCCGCGATTGGGCGGCCGCAGGGCCCGCCGCGACCCGTTGGCGGTGCTCGACCGGCCCGACTCCCAGGTGGCCGAGGCGTACCGGATCGTGCGATCCAACCTGGCGGTCGCCGGGGTGGGCGAGGACCAGCGGGTGCTGCTGGTGACCAGCGCCCTGGCCGGCGAGGGGAAGTCGACGGTCGCCGTCAACCTGGCCATCGCCTTCGCCGAGAGCGGTGTCGACACCATGCTCGTCGACGCCGACCTGCGCCGCCCCCGCCTGCACCGGATGCTGGGCCTGCCCAACGAGCGGGGCCTGACCACCGTGCTCGACCAGCGCCTCCACCCCGCTGAGGTCGCCGGGGTGGTGGACACCGCCCATCTGAGCGGCTCCCTGGGCTGCCTCACGGCCGGGCCCTCCCAAGCTCAGCCGACCAGCACGCTGTCCGGGCCGGCGATGGAGGCTGCCCTGGGGTCGCTGCGCCAGAGCCACCTGGTGATCGTCGACAGCCCTCCCGTCCTGCCCCTTGCCGATGCAGGAGTGTTGAGCACCCGAGCCGATGCGATCGTCGTCGTGGTGCGCCCCGAGATGGTGAGCACCGGCCTGCTCGACGAGCTGCGGGCCCGCCTGGCCCAGGCCGGCGCCACCGTGGTGGGCGTGGTCGTCAACGCCGCCGACCCCGGCACCTTCGAGGCCTCCGGCACCTATGGCTACGGCTACGGCTACGGCGAGGCGCGTGGGCGCCATTCCGTACGTGAGGATGAGCGCTCCCGGTTCTTCCGCACGACCAGGAACGCCGGCTGA